The following coding sequences are from one Triticum aestivum cultivar Chinese Spring chromosome 5A, IWGSC CS RefSeq v2.1, whole genome shotgun sequence window:
- the LOC123105788 gene encoding cytochrome c-type biogenesis CcmH-like mitochondrial protein isoform X2 codes for MASAEDVKQRQVVEDRARNISHNVRCTECGSQSIEDSQADVAVLLRRLIRDEIKSGKSDKEIYKKLEEDFGETVLYAPKFDLQTAAIWLSPVIVGGVAAGVWAYQKHRQRTNVHIMALNLVRGVPLTPREKETMIDILTPPLPARRWWWPIK; via the exons ATGGCTAGTGCGGAGGATGTGAAGCAGCGGCAGGTTGTTGAAGACCGTGCAAGAAATATTAGCCACAATGTACGGTGCACTGAGTGTGGCAGCCAGTCCATTGAAGATTCGCAAGCAGATGTTGCAGTTCTCCTTAGAAGG TTAATTCGTGATGAAATAAAATCTGGAAAGAGTGATAAGGAGATATACAAAAAACTAGAAGAAGACTTTGGAGAAACAGTTCTATATGCCCCTAAATTTGATCTTCAAACTGCTGCCATATGGTTATCACCG GTGATTGTGGGCGGCGTAGCAGCTGGTGTGTGGGCTTACCAAAAGCACAGGCAAAGGACCAACGTTCACATCATGGCTCTGAACCTCGTCCGAGGGGTTCCCCTGACTCCAAGGGAGAAGGAGACGATGATCGACATCCTCACGCCGCCCCTGCCGGCAAGGAGGTGGTGGTGGCCTATCAAATGA
- the LOC123105788 gene encoding cytochrome c-type biogenesis CcmH-like mitochondrial protein isoform X1 has protein sequence MASAEDVKQRQVVEDRARNISHNVRCTECGSQSIEDSQADVAVLLRRLIRDEIKSGKSDKEIYKKLEEDFGETVLYAPKFDLQTAAIWLSPVIVISRVGSREPDTLNPVQVIVGGVAAGVWAYQKHRQRTNVHIMALNLVRGVPLTPREKETMIDILTPPLPARRWWWPIK, from the exons ATGGCTAGTGCGGAGGATGTGAAGCAGCGGCAGGTTGTTGAAGACCGTGCAAGAAATATTAGCCACAATGTACGGTGCACTGAGTGTGGCAGCCAGTCCATTGAAGATTCGCAAGCAGATGTTGCAGTTCTCCTTAGAAGG TTAATTCGTGATGAAATAAAATCTGGAAAGAGTGATAAGGAGATATACAAAAAACTAGAAGAAGACTTTGGAGAAACAGTTCTATATGCCCCTAAATTTGATCTTCAAACTGCTGCCATATGGTTATCACCG GTGATTGTGATTTCTCGGGTAGGCAGTCGAGAGCCTGATACATTAAATCCTGTGCAGGTGATTGTGGGCGGCGTAGCAGCTGGTGTGTGGGCTTACCAAAAGCACAGGCAAAGGACCAACGTTCACATCATGGCTCTGAACCTCGTCCGAGGGGTTCCCCTGACTCCAAGGGAGAAGGAGACGATGATCGACATCCTCACGCCGCCCCTGCCGGCAAGGAGGTGGTGGTGGCCTATCAAATGA
- the LOC123105791 gene encoding putative lipid-transfer protein DIR1 — MQQRSVCYLRDMAGSRKALALTVLLVVALAATAQAVCDMDNDDFMACQPAAAATTDPQPAPSEACCATLGKADLRCLCSYKNSPWLSLYNIDPKRAMELPAKCGLTTPPDC; from the coding sequence ATGCAGCAGCGCTCGGTGTGCTACTTGCGCGACATGGCCGGCAGCAGGAAGGCGCTGGCGCTGACGGTCCTCCTCGTCGTCGCCCTCGCGGCGACGGCGCAGGCGGTGTGCGACATGGACAACGACGACTTCATGGCGTgccagccggcggcggcggcgacgacggaccCGCAGCCGGCGCCGTCGGAGGCGTGCTGCGCGACGCTGGGGAAGGCGGACCTGCGCTGCCTCTGCTCCTACAAGAACTCGCCCTGGCTCAGCCTCTACAACATCGACCCCAAGCGCGCCATGGAGCTGCCGGCCAAGTGCGGCCTCACCACGCCGCCCGACTGCTAG
- the LOC123105787 gene encoding anthocyanin regulatory C1 protein: MRRACSAKEGVKRGAWTSKEDETLASYIKAHGEGRWKEVPLKAGLRRCGKSCRLRWLNYLRPSIKRGNISDDEEELIVRLHRLLGNRWSLIAGRLPGRTDNEIKNYWNSTLGRKALPERAATRVVATPCASASSGSSTGASTAGLSSNCGAGTSAKAAGLLSSASVWVPKPVRCTGGLFLSGDAPLPAPVTQTRAVGGDGDECSGSSLAASSGGGDWMDDVRALASFLESDEDWVNSLHMAD; the protein is encoded by the exons ATGAGGAGGGCGTGCAGTGCGAAGGAAGGGGTGAAGAGAGGGGCATGGACGAGCAAGGAGGACGAAACCTTGGCCTCCTACATCAAGGCGCATGGCGAAGGCAGATGGAAGGAAGTCCCCTTGAAAGCTG GCCTGCGGCGGTGCGGCAAGAGCTGCCGGCTGCGGTGGCTCAACTACCTCCGGCCGAGCATCAAGCGGGGCAACatctccgacgacgaggaggagctcaTCGTCAGGCTCCACCGCCTCCTCGGCAACAGGTGGTCCCTCATCGCGGGCAGGCTGCCCGGCCGAACAGACAACGAAATCAAGAACTACTGGAACAGCACCCTCGGGCGGAAGGCGCTCCCGGAGCGAGCTGCCACCAGGGTGGTCGCCACGCCCTGCGCCTCCGCCAGCTCCGGCTCCTCCACAGGGGCGTCGACAGCAGGGCTGTCCTCTAACTGCGGGGCTGGTACAAGTGCCAAGGCTGCGGGGCTGCTGTCGTCGGCCTCGGTGTGGGTGCCCAAGCCCGTGAGGTGCACAGGCGGTCTCTTCCTCAGCGGGGATGCGCCGCTGCCCGCGCCGGTCACGCAGACGCGGGCCGTGGGTGGAGACGGAGATGAGTGCAGCGGCAGCAGCTTGGCGGCATCGTCGGGCGGCGGCGACTGGATGGACGACGTGAGAGCCTTGGCGTCGTTCCTCGAGTCCGACGAGGACTGGGTCAACTCCCTGCACATGGCGGATTAA
- the LOC123108290 gene encoding uncharacterized protein: MADEPIMSSRPPCAHVILLASDDPHLSTRPCSTAPILRQPLAALIPVRLHRASPSTAARPPFLWRSAFVPHAADGDSSVLHTAGNKDSTTPQQRRSSSLSRCVLPLRHLCRVPAPDATDAMVCMCGQGTTTATCADPQY; encoded by the exons ATGGCGGACGAACCCATCATGAGCAGTCGCCCTCCATGCGCACATGTGATTCTACTCGCCAGTGATGATCCCCACCTCTCCACACGGCCCTGCTCTACGGCGCCGATCCTCCGACAGCCCCTTGCGGCCCTGATTCCCGTCCGCCTCCATCGCGCCTCACCGTCGACGGCTGCCCGGCCGCCTTTCCTGTGGCGCTCGGCATTCGTCCCCCACGCGGCCGACGGCGACTCCTCCGTCCTCCACACGGCCGGCAACAAAGACTCCACCACGCCGCAACAACGTAGAAGCTCCTCCCTTAGCAGATGTGTTCTTCCTCTGCGCCACCTATGTAGAGTTCCTGCACCCGACGCCACCGATGCGATGGTCTGCAT GTGTGGGCAGGGCACTACAACTGCTACTTGTGCAGATCCACAATATTGA